The Rhodocytophaga rosea genome has a segment encoding these proteins:
- the murI gene encoding glutamate racemase has translation MSHTSEHSTVAQRQHPIGIFDSGIGGLTVAHAVTQALPHEHIIYFGDTAHLPYGDKSTAAIQAYSVKICDVLLRQQCKMILIACNSASAAAFDLVTAYIGSKAKALNVIDPVVEFVGQQFEGKTIGLIGTKQTVNSNVYKKKIDDLQKSIVLRSLATPLLAPMIEEGFYDNNISESVIHTYLSDKHLNRIKALILGCTHYPLIKDQINAYYQNKVEVIDSSQIVAAHVKAFLEKNQLLNTAAAPYKKFFVSDYTKSFEASTKLFFGKRLKLERYPLWE, from the coding sequence TTGAGCCATACATCTGAACATTCTACAGTTGCCCAGCGCCAGCATCCCATTGGTATTTTCGATAGTGGCATTGGCGGACTTACTGTTGCACATGCCGTTACGCAAGCTTTGCCGCATGAACACATTATTTATTTTGGAGATACCGCACACCTGCCCTATGGTGATAAGTCTACGGCAGCCATTCAGGCGTATTCCGTAAAAATATGCGATGTATTGCTCCGGCAGCAATGTAAAATGATCCTGATTGCCTGTAATTCTGCTTCTGCTGCTGCTTTTGATCTGGTAACAGCCTATATAGGAAGTAAGGCCAAGGCCCTTAATGTAATCGACCCGGTGGTAGAGTTTGTAGGACAACAATTTGAAGGCAAAACCATTGGATTGATCGGCACCAAGCAGACTGTTAATTCGAATGTTTATAAAAAGAAGATAGATGACCTGCAGAAATCCATTGTGCTGCGTTCCCTGGCTACCCCGCTTCTGGCTCCGATGATCGAAGAAGGTTTCTATGACAATAACATCAGTGAAAGTGTGATCCATACTTACTTGTCTGACAAACACCTGAACCGGATCAAGGCATTAATTCTGGGCTGTACACATTATCCACTTATCAAAGACCAGATCAATGCCTATTATCAGAATAAAGTAGAAGTGATAGACAGTTCGCAGATTGTGGCAGCACATGTAAAAGCATTTCTGGAGAAAAACCAGTTACTCAATACGGCTGCTGCGCCCTATAAGAAATTTTTTGTATCTGATTATACCAAGTCGTTTGAAGCATCTACCAAGCTTTTTTTCGGCAAACGCCTGAAACTGGAAAGATATCCTTTGTGGGAGTAG
- a CDS encoding Uma2 family endonuclease gives MDFEYKISTRSWGQLTDEQLFAFCQENRNLRFERTREGEIIIMSPTGGETGNRNIKIAARLELWNEEARLGISFDSSTGFILPNGAMRSPDVAWIILNRWQALSEEEKEKFPPLCPDFVIELRSKTDSLKILQKKMQEWIENGCRLAWLMDVQDQKVYIYRPGKKVETLDSFNTKLSGGQILPGFELDLNILK, from the coding sequence ATGGACTTTGAATATAAAATAAGTACCCGTTCGTGGGGCCAGCTTACAGATGAGCAATTATTTGCCTTCTGCCAGGAAAACCGCAACTTACGCTTTGAGCGCACCCGAGAAGGGGAAATCATCATTATGTCACCTACCGGAGGAGAAACAGGAAATAGAAATATTAAAATAGCGGCCCGTTTAGAGTTATGGAATGAAGAGGCCAGATTAGGGATTTCTTTTGATTCATCTACAGGATTCATCCTACCTAATGGAGCGATGCGCTCGCCGGATGTTGCCTGGATCATTTTAAATAGATGGCAGGCATTATCTGAAGAAGAGAAAGAAAAATTTCCACCCCTTTGCCCGGATTTTGTGATTGAACTACGATCTAAAACTGATTCTCTGAAAATCTTGCAGAAAAAAATGCAGGAATGGATAGAGAACGGGTGCCGCTTAGCCTGGCTGATGGATGTACAAGACCAAAAAGTGTACATTTACCGGCCAGGGAAAAAAGTCGAAACCCTAGATTCTTTTAATACTAAACTTTCCGGCGGACAAATATTACCGGGTTTTGAACTTGACCTCAATATATTGAAGTAA
- a CDS encoding SRPBCC domain-containing protein, with translation MENEIKKSMLINADAMQVWNMLTEAESIRKYMFGARVQTDWKPGSIIEYYFDQGDKEIVAVKGIIIRAEAPNYLAYTLFPTTWNILDIPSNYLTVAYQIQPTVDQTELTITQTGFMEVAEGGKRYTDSVDGWKTILPVMKEVAEKQVV, from the coding sequence ATGGAAAACGAAATTAAAAAAAGCATGTTGATAAATGCCGATGCCATGCAAGTATGGAATATGCTTACAGAGGCTGAAAGTATTCGCAAGTATATGTTTGGTGCCAGGGTACAAACCGACTGGAAACCTGGGAGTATCATTGAATATTACTTTGACCAGGGAGACAAGGAAATAGTAGCAGTAAAAGGAATTATTATTCGGGCCGAAGCGCCAAATTATCTTGCATATACTCTGTTTCCAACGACCTGGAACATACTGGATATCCCTTCAAATTATCTTACAGTTGCGTACCAGATTCAACCTACAGTTGATCAGACAGAATTAACCATTACACAAACAGGCTTTATGGAAGTAGCCGAAGGCGGAAAAAGATATACTGATTCTGTGGATGGCTGGAAAACCATTCTGCCGGTAATGAAAGAAGTTGCTGAGAAACAGGTTGTCTAA
- the trpB gene encoding tryptophan synthase subunit beta, whose protein sequence is MNILEEKASFAVNEKGYYGNFGGAYIPEMLYPNVEELERNYLSILSQPDFQEEFQYLLKDYVGRPTPLYFAKRLSEKYNTNIYLKREDLCHTGAHKVNNTIGQILIAKRLGKKRIVAETGAGQHGVATATVCALMGLECIVYMGKLDMERQKPNVDRMHMLGAKVVPATCGSQTLKDATNEAMRHWINNPTDTHYIIGSVVGPHPYPDMVARFQSVISEEIKSQLLEKTGSSNPDYVIACVGGGSNAAGAFYHFLDEPDVNLIAIEAGGQGVTSGHSAATTALGKPGILHGSKTILMQTEDGQVTEPYSISAGLDYPGIGPIHAHLFETGRAQFYNITDEEAVQAGVLLSRLEGIIPALETAHAIAYLEKMNFQPLDVVVINLSGRGDKDLATYSKALGL, encoded by the coding sequence ATGAATATTTTAGAAGAAAAAGCTTCCTTTGCCGTCAACGAAAAAGGATATTACGGCAATTTTGGGGGAGCCTATATTCCCGAGATGCTATATCCCAATGTAGAAGAGCTGGAAAGAAATTACCTTTCTATTCTCAGCCAGCCAGACTTTCAGGAAGAATTTCAGTATTTGTTAAAAGATTATGTAGGCCGGCCTACACCTCTATATTTTGCCAAAAGGCTTTCTGAAAAGTACAATACCAATATTTACCTCAAAAGGGAAGACCTCTGTCATACCGGTGCACACAAAGTAAACAATACCATTGGACAGATCCTGATTGCCAAACGTCTGGGGAAAAAACGGATTGTAGCAGAAACCGGAGCCGGGCAACATGGCGTAGCTACAGCTACCGTTTGTGCCTTAATGGGCCTGGAATGTATTGTGTACATGGGAAAATTAGATATGGAGCGCCAGAAACCGAACGTAGACCGGATGCACATGCTGGGCGCAAAGGTAGTACCAGCCACTTGCGGCAGCCAGACATTAAAAGATGCTACCAATGAAGCCATGCGACATTGGATAAATAATCCTACAGACACACATTATATTATTGGTTCGGTAGTAGGTCCACATCCTTATCCGGATATGGTAGCCCGTTTTCAGTCGGTGATCAGCGAAGAAATTAAAAGCCAGTTGCTGGAAAAAACCGGAAGTTCTAATCCGGACTATGTAATTGCCTGTGTAGGGGGTGGCAGCAATGCTGCCGGCGCTTTTTATCATTTCCTGGATGAACCTGATGTGAATTTAATTGCTATTGAAGCCGGCGGACAAGGTGTAACCAGCGGACATTCAGCAGCAACTACTGCTTTAGGCAAACCAGGCATTTTGCATGGCAGCAAAACCATTCTGATGCAAACAGAAGATGGACAGGTTACTGAACCTTATTCGATTTCTGCCGGGCTGGATTATCCAGGTATCGGGCCAATCCATGCACATCTGTTTGAAACCGGACGGGCGCAATTTTATAATATCACTGATGAGGAAGCTGTCCAGGCAGGTGTACTATTAAGCAGACTGGAGGGTATCATTCCTGCTTTGGAAACGGCACATGCCATTGCCTATCTGGAGAAAATGAATTTCCAGCCATTGGATGTAGTAGTAATTAATTTATCCGGAAGAGGAGATAAAGACCTGGCAACCTATAGCAAAGCCTTGGGTTTGTAA
- a CDS encoding DUF6452 family protein — MRFTPLFLRTSCWLLVIFVFLNACVGEECETVSDPVMRVSFARFIDAERTEEQAVTVAFKHIYGIGANPQPPRKDDSLVRSKAAIAGLRIPLSQVNDMSTFVFVRDSLANDTIFFTYTRKPYFRSQACGFEMEFENLRVIKHSRQNIDTVLVTQPSVNAQNNNANVKIYFD; from the coding sequence ATGCGCTTCACTCCTTTGTTTCTGCGTACCTCTTGCTGGTTGCTGGTTATTTTTGTTTTCCTTAATGCTTGTGTAGGGGAAGAGTGTGAAACTGTATCCGATCCGGTGATGCGAGTATCTTTTGCCCGGTTTATAGATGCCGAAAGAACTGAAGAACAAGCTGTTACTGTAGCTTTTAAGCACATTTATGGTATAGGTGCCAACCCGCAGCCTCCTCGGAAAGATGACTCATTGGTAAGAAGCAAAGCTGCTATTGCCGGCTTACGGATTCCCCTTTCGCAAGTAAATGATATGTCTACATTTGTATTTGTAAGAGATAGTTTAGCAAATGATACAATTTTTTTCACCTATACCCGTAAACCTTATTTTAGATCTCAGGCGTGTGGATTTGAAATGGAATTTGAGAATCTCCGGGTAATAAAACATTCCAGACAAAATATTGATACTGTACTTGTAACACAGCCTTCGGTGAATGCCCAGAACAATAATGCCAATGTTAAGATTTATTTTGACTAG
- the ppk1 gene encoding polyphosphate kinase 1 encodes MHSPMTLVSRYFERDLSWLSFNYRVLMEAADTSLPLYDRIGFMAIYSSNLDEFFRVRVASIRSLLQLNKPKINRELAYEPAVLLQEIYAVVDKQQNEYGAILRNSILPGLRENGIIIYQNEPLTEAHQQEVKHYFRSKVLSYVQPVLLNEAGARKPFLENRAIYFIVKLRLKNTQDGEQVKYAHLNIPSDQLPRFVELSKTAGKHYFIFLDDIVRLNLGSVFPGYEVLEAYSIKLNRDAELNIIDEFDGDLKDKIKNQLSQRELGPPARFLYDATMPEDTLEFLLETFELSKEDLFPGGRYHNLYDLMKLPNPITPDLQSAPLVPLLHPKLESVESVLEAMETQDYLLHFPYHSYDYILRFFNEAAIDPLVEEIKITLYRIAANSFIANALISAARNGKKVTVFVEVKARFDEENNLRWAEKMKKAGIDIIYSLPALKVHAKIALIHRKTADGQIQRYAYLGTGNFNENTARIYTDHGLLTCHRKMTKEMEAVFAYLCGDKQKRHFKHLLVSQFNLQECFLEMIDREIKQAKAGDKASIIIKLNNLEDEKMIDKLYEASQAGVQVELIIRGICCLIPQVEGLSENIQVTRLVDRFLEHARVFIFYNGGDTEVYLASADWMKRNLYRRIEVGFPVYDEIMKAELMEIIRFQLQDNTKAVWLDTHQHNMSIKSATNETRIRAQMDTYQWLKQKQESFYKPEKMDSENHLKNPLSSL; translated from the coding sequence ATGCATTCCCCTATGACCCTTGTAAGCAGATATTTTGAGCGTGATCTGAGCTGGTTATCGTTCAACTATCGTGTATTGATGGAAGCGGCAGATACTTCCCTTCCTCTCTACGACCGAATTGGGTTTATGGCCATCTATTCTTCTAACCTGGATGAATTCTTCAGGGTCCGGGTGGCTTCTATACGTAGTCTGCTTCAATTGAACAAACCCAAAATTAACCGCGAATTAGCCTACGAACCAGCCGTGTTGCTGCAAGAAATATATGCAGTAGTGGATAAGCAGCAGAATGAATATGGGGCTATTCTCAGAAATTCTATTCTGCCGGGATTGCGGGAAAACGGCATTATCATCTATCAGAACGAGCCGCTTACTGAAGCACATCAGCAGGAGGTGAAACATTATTTCCGGAGCAAAGTTTTGTCTTATGTGCAACCGGTATTGTTAAATGAAGCCGGTGCCAGAAAGCCATTTCTGGAAAACCGGGCTATTTATTTTATTGTCAAATTGCGCCTGAAGAATACGCAGGATGGCGAACAGGTTAAATATGCCCACCTGAATATACCCTCTGACCAGCTTCCCCGTTTTGTGGAACTATCGAAAACAGCTGGCAAACATTATTTTATCTTCCTCGACGATATTGTCCGGCTCAATCTGGGCAGTGTTTTTCCAGGATATGAAGTACTGGAAGCTTATAGTATCAAGCTGAACAGGGATGCTGAGTTAAACATTATTGATGAGTTTGATGGCGATCTGAAAGATAAAATAAAGAACCAGCTGAGTCAGCGGGAGCTTGGGCCGCCAGCCAGATTTTTGTATGATGCTACCATGCCGGAAGATACTTTGGAATTTTTATTAGAAACGTTTGAGTTGAGTAAAGAAGACCTGTTTCCCGGAGGCAGGTATCACAACTTATACGACCTAATGAAGTTGCCCAACCCGATCACTCCAGATTTGCAAAGTGCTCCCCTTGTTCCCCTGCTGCATCCAAAACTGGAATCGGTAGAATCTGTATTGGAAGCCATGGAGACACAGGATTATCTGCTGCATTTTCCCTATCATTCCTATGATTATATTCTGCGCTTTTTCAATGAGGCGGCTATAGATCCTCTGGTAGAAGAGATCAAGATTACACTGTACCGTATCGCTGCAAATTCATTTATTGCCAATGCCCTGATTAGTGCCGCCAGAAATGGAAAAAAGGTAACCGTATTTGTAGAAGTGAAAGCCCGGTTTGATGAAGAAAATAACCTGCGCTGGGCAGAAAAAATGAAAAAAGCTGGGATAGATATTATCTATAGTCTGCCTGCCTTAAAAGTGCATGCTAAAATTGCGTTGATACACCGTAAAACCGCTGACGGCCAGATTCAACGATATGCCTACCTGGGTACAGGAAATTTCAACGAAAATACCGCCCGTATTTATACAGATCATGGGCTGCTTACCTGCCACCGGAAAATGACCAAGGAAATGGAAGCGGTTTTTGCGTATTTGTGCGGCGATAAACAAAAAAGGCATTTTAAACATCTACTGGTTTCCCAGTTTAATTTGCAGGAATGTTTTTTAGAAATGATAGACCGGGAAATCAAACAGGCAAAAGCGGGCGACAAGGCGAGTATTATCATTAAACTGAATAACCTGGAAGATGAAAAAATGATTGATAAGCTATACGAGGCCAGCCAGGCAGGCGTACAAGTCGAATTGATCATACGGGGAATTTGCTGTTTGATCCCACAGGTAGAGGGCTTAAGTGAAAATATCCAGGTAACCAGATTAGTAGACCGTTTTCTGGAACATGCCAGGGTATTTATCTTTTATAATGGGGGCGATACGGAAGTATACCTGGCATCCGCCGACTGGATGAAGCGTAATTTATACCGCCGTATTGAAGTCGGTTTCCCGGTTTATGACGAAATAATGAAGGCTGAGTTAATGGAGATTATCCGCTTTCAACTCCAGGATAATACAAAAGCAGTATGGCTGGATACACATCAACACAATATGTCTATCAAATCCGCTACAAATGAAACTCGCATACGGGCGCAGATGGATACCTATCAATGGCTGAAGCAAAAGCAGGAATCTTTTTACAAGCCGGAAAAAATGGATTCTGAGAATCACCTTAAAAACCCTCTTTCCAGCTTGTAA
- a CDS encoding class I SAM-dependent methyltransferase, translated as MKVISKPSLYLFIIFCSIWLSQAACGQKKKAQTQEANDPETVSEIYQNKPSQSPDGTGKYYMEREIAQVMGHTGAEWLERPEREQEERTDALLEALSLQKDDVVADIGAGTGYFTFRMSPLVPQGKVLAVDIQQEMIDLLETNKVKNKAPNVETVLGTFSNPKLPAGSVDLVLMVDAYHEFSHPREMMEVIATALKPGGRVALVEYRAEDPNVPIRPRHKMTVAQAQKEMEAVGLKWIQTSNVLPQQHLMFFQKPKD; from the coding sequence ATGAAAGTAATTAGTAAACCCAGCCTATACCTGTTTATCATTTTCTGTTCGATCTGGTTATCTCAGGCCGCCTGCGGGCAAAAAAAGAAAGCACAAACCCAGGAGGCAAATGACCCGGAAACGGTGAGTGAAATTTACCAGAACAAGCCTTCTCAAAGCCCCGATGGCACTGGAAAGTATTATATGGAAAGGGAAATTGCACAGGTGATGGGGCATACGGGTGCTGAATGGCTCGAAAGACCAGAACGTGAACAGGAAGAACGGACTGATGCCTTGCTGGAAGCCCTATCCTTACAGAAAGATGATGTAGTGGCAGATATTGGCGCCGGCACCGGATATTTTACTTTCCGCATGAGTCCTCTGGTACCGCAGGGAAAAGTACTGGCTGTAGATATTCAGCAGGAAATGATAGACCTGCTGGAAACAAATAAAGTAAAGAATAAAGCGCCCAATGTAGAAACCGTATTAGGTACATTCAGCAACCCCAAATTACCAGCCGGCAGCGTAGACCTCGTATTGATGGTAGATGCCTATCATGAATTTTCGCACCCCCGCGAGATGATGGAGGTAATTGCTACTGCACTAAAACCTGGCGGAAGAGTAGCCCTGGTAGAATACCGGGCCGAAGACCCTAATGTTCCGATTCGCCCCAGACACAAAATGACTGTTGCCCAGGCACAAAAAGAAATGGAAGCCGTAGGCCTGAAATGGATACAAACCTCCAATGTACTGCCTCAGCAGCACCTGATGTTCTTTCAGAAACCTAAAGATTAA
- the trpC gene encoding indole-3-glycerol phosphate synthase TrpC: MNILDQIVAHKQKEVAERKSLYPTKLLEKSIYFETQPVSLKKYLLRPDKTGIIAEFKRKSPSKGMINPYVSVERTSVGYMQAGASALSILTDAQFFGGKNEDLTVARKFNFCPILRKDFTIDEYQITEAKSIGADAILLIAAILSPTQIKTLAAFAKSLLLEVLLEVHDKEELDRSITPEVDAIGVNNRNLKDFTVDITLSKELSAAIPSQFVKVSESGISQAETVIELKSYGYQGFLMGETFMKNSRSEKACAEFIEKVQSLTVSVNLNK; encoded by the coding sequence ATGAATATACTTGATCAAATTGTTGCCCATAAACAGAAAGAAGTAGCAGAAAGAAAAAGCCTGTATCCAACAAAATTGCTGGAGAAAAGCATCTATTTTGAGACGCAGCCTGTTTCGCTGAAAAAATACCTTTTACGTCCGGATAAAACAGGCATTATTGCGGAGTTTAAGCGTAAATCTCCTTCCAAAGGTATGATCAACCCTTATGTCTCTGTAGAACGCACTTCTGTGGGGTATATGCAGGCAGGTGCTTCGGCGTTATCTATTCTTACTGATGCTCAGTTCTTCGGTGGTAAAAATGAAGACCTCACTGTAGCCCGTAAGTTCAATTTTTGTCCTATTCTCCGCAAGGATTTCACCATTGATGAATACCAGATTACGGAAGCCAAATCCATTGGTGCCGATGCTATTTTATTGATCGCGGCCATCCTTTCTCCTACACAAATCAAAACACTGGCTGCCTTTGCCAAATCATTACTACTGGAAGTTCTATTGGAAGTACATGATAAAGAGGAACTGGATAGAAGTATTACCCCAGAAGTGGATGCCATTGGTGTAAACAACCGTAACCTGAAGGATTTTACGGTAGACATTACTCTTTCTAAAGAATTATCTGCTGCTATTCCCTCACAGTTTGTAAAGGTTTCTGAAAGCGGCATCAGCCAGGCGGAAACTGTGATCGAGTTAAAATCATATGGATATCAGGGTTTTCTAATGGGCGAAACGTTTATGAAAAACAGCCGGTCTGAGAAAGCCTGCGCCGAGTTTATTGAAAAAGTGCAAAGCCTTACTGTTTCCGTAAACTTGAATAAGTGA
- a CDS encoding carboxypeptidase-like regulatory domain-containing protein, with the protein MKFSIQLVLLFFGIGAFLPLLAQQSAESKLLSLSGTVLSADSLKPVTGVHVLNIKSRTGATTDDKGYFSIAMHRTDTILFSAVGYEVYHFVLDPASKSNSPLVQIKLTPKIYELKEVDVRAIPTEDQFKKDFLGLKLPDEPELQLPQIKQPKLTEGVEYMPSGGVAVVGPFSAIYNKVSREAKEKKKVQALRVQEYKKKSYETKFNQQLVQRLTGLKDQALEEFMKYCKLSEAMVIQAENEYEIVIAINNCFKEFKESKGMN; encoded by the coding sequence ATGAAATTCTCAATCCAACTTGTTCTGCTTTTTTTCGGAATAGGAGCATTCCTGCCATTACTGGCGCAGCAATCTGCAGAAAGCAAGCTCCTTTCCTTGTCTGGTACTGTGCTGAGCGCCGATAGTCTTAAACCTGTTACCGGGGTACATGTGCTAAACATTAAAAGCAGAACCGGGGCTACTACCGATGACAAAGGATATTTTTCCATTGCTATGCACCGTACGGATACCATCCTGTTCTCGGCCGTTGGCTACGAAGTTTACCACTTTGTATTAGATCCTGCGTCTAAATCGAATAGTCCACTGGTACAAATCAAGCTCACGCCTAAAATTTATGAGTTAAAAGAAGTAGACGTACGTGCGATTCCTACTGAAGATCAGTTTAAGAAAGATTTTCTGGGCTTGAAACTGCCTGATGAGCCAGAATTACAGCTTCCGCAAATTAAACAGCCTAAACTTACCGAAGGTGTAGAATATATGCCAAGTGGCGGGGTAGCTGTGGTGGGTCCGTTTAGTGCGATATATAATAAAGTAAGCCGGGAAGCCAAAGAAAAGAAAAAAGTGCAGGCTTTGAGGGTGCAGGAATATAAAAAGAAATCGTATGAAACCAAGTTTAACCAGCAGCTGGTGCAACGGCTAACTGGCCTGAAAGACCAGGCGCTGGAAGAGTTTATGAAGTATTGCAAACTTTCGGAGGCAATGGTGATACAAGCAGAGAATGAATATGAAATCGTAATAGCCATCAATAACTGTTTCAAAGAATTTAAGGAATCAAAAGGAATGAATTGA
- a CDS encoding phosphoribosylanthranilate isomerase — MIKLKVCGMRNSVNIQSLLKVQPDYMGFIFYEKSPRYIGEELNIDLLKTFPRNVKKVGVFVNAHPDLILKTVKKYTLDMVQLHGHETPDVCRGLRSRGLTLIKAFSIEPGFNFSRLNNYKSHCDYFMFDTKGATLGGTGQSFNWEILKEYDNEKAFFLSGGVSPLHAEMITEMKGLNIHAVDINSKFEISPGLKDIDKINAFARQLRPTVQIPQM; from the coding sequence ATGATCAAACTAAAGGTTTGCGGGATGCGCAATAGTGTCAATATTCAATCCCTTCTCAAAGTGCAGCCGGATTATATGGGTTTTATTTTTTACGAAAAATCGCCCAGATACATCGGAGAAGAATTAAATATTGACCTGCTGAAAACGTTTCCCAGAAATGTTAAAAAAGTGGGAGTTTTTGTAAACGCACATCCAGACCTGATTTTGAAAACAGTAAAAAAATATACGTTGGATATGGTTCAGTTACATGGACATGAAACACCGGATGTATGCAGGGGTCTGAGAAGCCGGGGACTTACCCTGATTAAAGCTTTCTCTATTGAACCAGGTTTTAATTTCAGCCGGTTAAATAATTACAAATCCCATTGCGATTATTTTATGTTCGATACAAAAGGTGCAACCCTGGGCGGCACTGGTCAATCTTTTAACTGGGAAATCCTGAAAGAGTATGATAACGAAAAAGCCTTTTTCCTCAGTGGTGGTGTGAGTCCACTGCATGCCGAGATGATCACAGAAATGAAAGGTTTAAATATTCATGCTGTTGATATCAATAGTAAGTTTGAAATCTCTCCCGGCCTGAAGGATATTGATAAGATCAACGCATTTGCCAGACAACTCAGACCAACCGTACAAATCCCACAGATGTAA
- a CDS encoding DUF6048 family protein, translating into MLRFILTSLLLVLQVTAFAQTAREDTVLSNGVRIGVDLGKIAYYFLTNKGHKTFEASADVGYKKVVFVAEAGFSNITLEKTDTFNYSYTSNGLFGRVGVESNLLKGGDDAIFIGARYGVSRFSFAADNILIYDEYWGSYNEPAPKQNGMAHWLEGVGGVKVNVFSNVYIGFTGRLKVKIAQSKYNGLDAVFIPGFGKADKNIMMGLSYYVFYRIPFKEKNTTAGK; encoded by the coding sequence ATGTTAAGATTTATTTTGACTAGCCTGCTGCTTGTACTACAGGTAACTGCCTTTGCACAAACGGCCAGAGAAGATACGGTGCTCTCAAATGGGGTACGCATCGGCGTTGATCTGGGAAAAATCGCCTATTACTTCTTAACCAATAAAGGTCACAAAACTTTTGAGGCATCAGCAGATGTAGGCTATAAAAAAGTAGTATTTGTAGCTGAAGCTGGTTTCAGCAACATAACCCTGGAAAAAACAGATACTTTTAACTATAGTTATACGAGCAATGGCTTATTCGGACGAGTGGGCGTAGAGAGCAACCTGCTGAAAGGTGGCGACGATGCTATTTTTATAGGAGCCAGGTATGGAGTAAGCCGGTTTAGTTTTGCCGCTGATAATATATTGATTTATGATGAATACTGGGGCAGTTATAATGAACCCGCACCCAAACAAAACGGAATGGCACACTGGCTGGAAGGCGTTGGTGGTGTAAAAGTAAATGTATTCAGTAATGTGTATATTGGTTTTACCGGCCGGCTCAAAGTAAAAATTGCCCAGAGCAAATACAATGGGCTGGATGCCGTTTTCATACCGGGTTTTGGCAAAGCCGACAAAAATATTATGATGGGCCTGAGCTATTATGTATTTTACCGCATTCCATTTAAAGAGAAGAATACCACTGCCGGGAAGTAA